Part of the Numenius arquata chromosome 5, bNumArq3.hap1.1, whole genome shotgun sequence genome is shown below.
CCTGTGCGCGGGGGGTATTAAAAAGAATGAGCGGCTAGGATTGGCTGAGCGGAATCCGTCTATCCTTTCCCGCGGCCAATCAGAGAAGAGACCCCGAGCGACCCCGTCGCTGAGTGGCGGTCAGGGGCGAGGGGGAGGGGCCGAGCCGGCGCGACGGGGAGAGGGGCGGAGCGAGGCCACCCGCCGGAGCCGAGTCCCGTTGCCCGGGCAACGAGGGAAGCGGGGAGCAGCCCGGCCATGGCAGCGGCCGGCGGGACGGAGCCGGAGCGTCCCGAGGGgctggcggggccgggggagcggggcccgggTGCCCCAACGGAGCCGCCGGGGCCCTCGGAGCCCTCAGAGTCGGAGGTCGCGGCGGGACCGCCGGGGCCCTCGGAGCCATCAGGTCCCTCGGAGACATCGGGGCCCTCGGAGGTTGCGGAGGCGCCGCCGGGGCCCTCGGAGCCGTCAGAGCCGGAGATCGCGGAGGCGCCGCCGGGGCCCTCGAGGCAGTCAGCGCCCTCGGACGTCGCGGAGGCACCGCCGGGGCCTTCGGAGCCGCCGGGGCCGGAGGTCGCAGAGGCGCCGCCGGAGCCCTCGGAGCCACCAGATCGCTCGGAGCCATCGGGGCCCTCGGAGGTTACGGAGGCGCCGCCGGGGCTGTCAGAGCCACAGGTCGCGGAGGCGCCGCCGGGGCCCTCGGAGCCATCGGAGCCGGAGGTCGCAGAGGCGCCGCCGGGGCCCTCGGAGCCGTCAGAGCCCGTGGTCGCGGAGGCGCCGCCGGGGCCGTCGGAGGCCGCGCCAGCAGCCGGCggtgccggggaggaggaggaggaggaggaagaagaggaagcgGCGGCGAGCGGCGGGGAGGGTGCCGCGAGCGAGGCGGCTCCCGCCGCTCGGGCTGAAGAGGCTCCGGGCCCGCCCGGCGAGGCGGCGGTCGAGGCGCCCGCGGTGCGGGCCGTGGCGGAGGAGAGCGAGGAGgagcggcgggagcgggcggagctgctggagcagcaccGCGGGCTGGCGGTCGAGCGGGAGCGGCTGCGACAGGCCAGCGCCCGCCTGCAGCTGCGGCTGGGCGAGCTGCTGCGGCTGCGACGGGGCGAGCGGCCACGGGAGGAGGCGCGGGCGGAGGCGGTGCAGCGGTACGGCGAGCGCCTGCGGCAGCTGCGGGAGCTGCGGGAGCTGCGGGATCGGACGGCCGCCGCCTGCCAGGAGCGGgaggcggcccggcggcggagcggcgagGAGCGGCAGAGCCGGGCCCAGGCGGAGTGGGCCGCCTTCCAGGCCCGCAAGAAGACGGTGGCCCTCTTCAGCCTCGGGCGGCggctgggaggcagagagggggcGGCCAGGGCGGTGGAGCGCATCCAGGTccgggaaggggagaaggagcaACTAGTGCGGGAGGTGAGGCTCAGAGCCCCGGCGGAGCTGTGGCTGCAGCCTCGTCTGTCTCACCTCTATCTTTGCTTGTCACAAAGGTTCCCGCAAAGGGCGGTGTTTTCCTCTTCCACTAACGTCTACCTCCCATTTTCTCCCCTTGAAGCTTTATTATCATCGTGACAATGGGtcattcttcttttatttctactCCTCCAGGCCCGAGTGGAAAACATCAAGCTGAAGCACGAAATCCAAAACCTTGAAACCATCCTGAAAGCTCAGGGAGAACTGGCAGAGGGTCAACATTTTATGGACTTTGAGCACATGAAGAAAGAGaatcagaaatacagcaaaaagatTGATGACCTCAGTGAAGAAATCCTGAAgctcaaaaagaaaatatcaaacgCAGTACATATTCTCAGCCAGTTCAGGGAAAAGCTACAGTTTATGGAAGCTGCGAATCAAGACAGAAGGGCTGAACTGATGAACATTGAGACCGTCCTGTCACAGAAGAGAGACATCCTGACCAGAAGCAAACAGGTCAGAGACAGACTGCGGAGAAACAATCTGAAATTGCAGCAGCAGTGTGGGTTGCTTGGAAATGAGATACTGCTTCGGGACTTTGAAGAAAAGATGGATACTGCAGAGCTGCTAAGTCAGCGACTGGAAACACTGAAGCATCACCATGCTGGTCTAATCCTTACTCGTAggggaattcagaaaaaaatcagggaagCCAATTCCTCTTTCCTTGCTAAAGATgaccaaagaaaagaaagcatggaaaaaaataaacaaagaagttTCccataattctaatttttttacattgttttttttttggtaagtccTGGGGAATGCATTACAAACATACTCCTGAAAAAGCCTTTTCTAAATGACATCAGTATTATGCATTTAATGAAGAGATTACAGCCGTGTTACTCGTTTTGAATGAAAGCACGCACACGTGCCTAtcttaaacaaaaaaagcctcaGTCAAAAGCCTACACTTTTGGCAAACCACCTTAGCATTCACTCAGTCCTTTGAGGCCATGGCAATAGGCAGAGCACTCGCCCTACTCCAGCTCAAATCCTGGTCCTGCCACCCTCTCTATGGATAATTCAGTATTGACTTCATCTGTACAATAAATATACCTGCCTTCTGGGCACATCGCAAGGGGTTACTTTATTAGATTGAAGTTTATTGTCAATACCTGACAGGACTTGCACAGAGCCAATATACTACAGAAGCATTAAATCATTCATCCGTTCTGGAAGTATGCTTGGCTGCCAAGTTTGCCTTGGTGGTccacaagaagaaatatttattacttttagAACTATTTTCacagtataaatatatacataaatctTACCCCTCAAAAACTAGTTTTGAATTTTTTGGTCTTTCAGCTTTTACAGTTGCGGGGGGTCCTCAGCCTTGTCCTCCTCAGTCGTGGTGTGTGAAAGGTGTGAGCCCATCACTGCTTCGGTCCCCTCTGCACTGCTCAACTGGAGTATATGagaattccaggaaaaaagactgaagaaaaaggggagggaacaAAAACCATTTACACATTTATGATTGTACAGCTCACAGAGCTTTAGTTACAGGAAGCAGCTTCCCCTTACAAAATAATACATTCTTTAAACTCCAATTCCCCCGTAACAAACAGTGACTGAGACGGATCTATATCCCGCAGCTCTTGGTGCTCCTAATGTAGCATGATTTTTTTATTGAAGGCATGGGATGGATGTCAAGAATACAGAAACAGTAAGCCAGTAAAATGCTGGAGCTCCGACATAGTCAAGCAGCCTCCCGGTGTTCCACAAAACTGTTTTCATAAATAATTAAGGATGATCAGCAGTCACCTCCCTAAGAGAAGTTACTCTTCCCTGTTTTGACTTCTTACAAATTCCTGCCAGGGAAATTCTCACACTTCTTGCTGCTTTTGGCTTAATACACATAAACCTTCCTTTAACTTCTTAAACACTTGTAAGCAACAAATGCAGACAAATAAAGGGAGGAGAAGCAGGGAAAGTAAACCTGAGATGATTTTCATTGCTGCATGCTTGGCACCTGGAGAAGGCAAGAATTTAGGATGCAAAACAGGTTGATAGTATGTTCCCTGAACTAAGTATTTCTACTGAAACTTTAGCTCTGCTACAAAAACGTTTGCTTCAACTTCACACACAGTCTCCAGGAGTTTTCTTCTTAGTGCTGAATTGTTGAAACAACCCACTGCTATCCCAGCCTTCCAAAGCACCCTAAGGATGAAGATCCCAGATTCCTCCATTTTCCTCCTATAAATCTAGGAAGACATTCCATCGGGAAGCAGTAAAGAcaaatgtctttttatttcccGATCTCATGTGCTGGCATGCAGGAAAGTATGTCACTTCTCTTCAAACAGACTGAAATTAGTACTGGGAAAACAGGTAAGGAAAAGAAGATCTAGTTTTGAACTATTTTGTGCAATTCCTgtaatatatacaatataaacCTCTATTGGTATCAAATTGGTATAGGTTTTTATAAAGCAAATCTGATTTTACTTCCTAATCCAGCAAATCAAACAGTGAGATACTTCAGTACAAGAAAGTGAGACGTGTTTACTGGAGAAACTAGAACCATGGCAGCCAAGACTGCGTTCCCCACGTAGTCTCATTGTGCTGGTACTGTCTTCTCTCCCCTGCTTTTATCTGTCTTCTATTTGGTGGCAACAGGAATCTTCACTTTAATCTCGAAGTTATGCCCATGTAGGAATTAAAGAAATACTGCCTTAAGTTGAGCACAAAAATGCCTTGAGATTATGAAAACTTGCAATAAACCAAGATGTCTTCTTTTAAAACCAAGAAAGGATAAGGTATGCAAGCATTTCCGAGTTCTGCGCATCTTAAAGATGTATTTACATCTATTTTTTATAGCAAGTCTATCAGATCTCTGACCTAGTCCAGAGAAAGGCATATGAAATGGATTAAACCATGGGCACCACAAGTATCAAATCTTCTAAATGTCACGTGTAATATAACAGGTATTTTAACATGAGAACTTGGAAAGCATCACCAAAGAAATCTTCCACCTGCAACAGTTAAATGTTGCAAGGTCCTGATTTTGGACAGTCAAAAACTGCTAAAGAAGCCCGTGAAGAAAGAGACAGATACTTGAATTGTTAATTTCTGAATTACACTGACAATAGGTGATTAAGATAACTTTACATGACTTTATTTAACAAAACCGTGTATTTACAGTTGAAAAAAGTTCCAGTTTGATACACAtatctaaacaaaacaaacttgaTAACTACATAAAACCAATTTAAACATGATGTACAGGGGATGTATCAACAGTTCTCTATGTCATCCTGGTTTTTAAAACGTTCAAAAGTAAACTGTTGCAAGGTACctgttttttccaaatgaaattctTTACTAAATGAAATAATGTTAATGATTGATTGCTGATTGAAGTTGCAAAACGGCTTTATTATAAAGTGCAGGTTGTACAGAATTCCAAACCTGGTTGAAGTTTTCTGGTTTCTCTAATCTGCTGCACGTACAGTGGTAGTCGCAGACTTCTGATATATTGCAGCATTTTGATCTTTCCTTAAAcccatgaagaaaagaaagtttgcTCGATGGGAACACTTGCTCAATGAAAGAAGATCTCATGCATCATGTTACAGATACTTGAAAGCACCTGAACAACAGAATTGTCAACACTTCCTATGGAATCCCTGAATTTATTACAGAAATCTTCCTTAATAGCTAATTAAGAGATTTGGTACACTGCAAGAATCTTAAAAAGCTCAGTGGCAAGTAATTCCATGCCTTACTACTCATCTCTGGTTTTATCAACGTTCAAGCGTTACCTTCAAATGAAGTTACTGAGAAGTTGAAACAATTGCATCTTTAGgcaggtaattttttttgtaagatgTATTTTCTTTGAACACAAACTGTGCAAAGCTCCTTAttgcattgcttttcttcattaaagaaCAAACCTTATATACACAAAGAAATCATTTAGAAAATATATACATCTTCTAAGAACAGAAAGATCAAAATCACAgaacaaaataattatatttgcaAGTAACAAACAGTGCACAAGTGTTGCAGCAGGTCTTTTCCCCACAACTATGCCCGTTTTCACTGTTACATTCAACATCTcattaagaggagaaaaaggagaagaggctGTCGATGGCTGCAAAGATATCCAGGGGCTAAAGAATGCGTTTTAACCAGACAAACGAGCCACACTTGTAGACTTGgtttaaaaggaaatacaaatctAGTTGCAATGAAGACTGAAATCATGAAGCCTGTTACGGTACCACCTAAAAATGTATACTGAGGAAAAAGTTGTCTCTGTGTTTCATAAACCATTCAAAAGCATAGTGCAAATGTTTCAGATGGTAGGCCTCTCATATCCTTCATGGAAAGGCATCTTTGTTGTAGTAACagaaaaagtaatattaaaaaaccACTTACTGACCTTCCAGCTTTCTATTGCACTTCAAAGCAATGTGGCATACAAGTACCGGTCACTGAAGGGCCAGAGCTATTCAAACTCCGGGACAATTCACACGTGTTTCGTATCAACATCTGGATGTCTATTCTCAGTAAGTGATACCCTAGATGAAGTCTTATGGAGAAATTAAGATggccaacaaaaaacccacatccaTTACGCCAGGTACACAAAGTGAACAGGAAAAGAGGCCGATGAGGTATCAGACTTACAAGCTGCATGTGCATTACACATCTTCTGAAGTGACTATGAATCCTCACTGACCAGGGAATCTTGCTCTCGCTCTTTTTAATATTACAATCAAACTATCCCCCCACAGAAACAACGTTTGTACTGAAGGACAGTATTTTGATTATGTCCCACAGTCCTTTACATTGTATGTTGAGTTGAGCAG
Proteins encoded:
- the CFAP184 gene encoding cilia- and flagella-associated protein 184 — encoded protein: MAAAGGTEPERPEGLAGPGERGPGAPTEPPGPSEPSESEVAAGPPGPSEPSGPSETSGPSEVAEAPPGPSEPSEPEIAEAPPGPSEPPGPEVAEAPPGPSEPSEPEVAEAPPGPSEPSEPVVAEAPPGPSEAAPAAGGAGEEEEEEEEEEAAASGGEGAASEAAPAARAEEAPGPPGEAAVEAPAVRAVAEESEEERRERAELLEQHRGLAVERERLRQASARLQLRLGELLRLRRGERPREEARAEAVQRYGERLRQLRELRELRDRTAAACQEREAARRRSGEERQSRAQAEWAAFQARKKTVALFSLGRRLGGREGAARAVERIQVREGEKEQLVREARVENIKLKHEIQNLETILKAQGELAEGQHFMDFEHMKKENQKYSKKIDDLSEEILKLKKKISNAVHILSQFREKLQFMEAANQDRRAELMNIETVLSQKRDILTRSKQVRDRLRRNNLKLQQQCGLLGNEILLRDFEEKMDTAELLSQRLETLKHHHAGLILTRRGIQKKIREANSSFLAKDDQRKESMEKNKQRSFP